One window from the genome of Acinetobacter sp. LoGeW2-3 encodes:
- the recN gene encoding DNA repair protein RecN, giving the protein MLTHLTLINFALADHLAIDIHQGFNVLTGETGAGKSLLLDALSACLGERTDTNYVRYGSEKADVTATFSYQDNSPEALWLKEHELDDESGEIHLRRVIFATGRSKAWINGRPSSLSELKEIGRLLVQLYSQHSQQQLLEPPYPKHWLDRYYNFYEPAQAVRDAYSTWHKNIRQHQAALDAQATRKQRMETLELQLEELEDVVQVDYQEIEQEFDRLSHHEAIMQDCVYSLNGLDEAEQNINQELSSILRRVESHVGRSEQLSEIYTSLLNAQSEIEDATANLRHFIDRQSFDPERMEELNSQLEVFHRLARKYRTQPELLKEEYEAWLAELEQLHQLEDPETLAEQVELSYQEFLAKAQHLDEIRREAAAPLAKQLTEQVKQLALPEAYFEFKFEPLDEPNSEGLSFIQLLFTANKGIPAQPLARVASGGELSRIALVMQVMNAEKTEAEVLVFDEIDVGISGGTAEIVGRLLADLAQHVQILCITHQAQVAAQSDQHLLVKKQQTDPASSMILDLEEDERIQELARMTGGVEINETTLQHARQLRQLKFQHV; this is encoded by the coding sequence ATGCTGACACATTTAACTCTGATCAACTTTGCCTTAGCTGACCACCTGGCCATTGATATTCATCAAGGTTTTAACGTGCTCACCGGCGAGACCGGCGCTGGTAAGTCTTTATTGCTAGATGCCCTCTCCGCCTGTTTGGGTGAACGCACCGATACCAACTATGTGCGCTATGGTTCAGAAAAGGCTGATGTGACAGCAACCTTTAGCTATCAGGACAATAGTCCTGAAGCACTCTGGCTAAAAGAACATGAACTGGATGATGAGTCTGGTGAAATTCATTTACGTCGTGTGATTTTTGCTACGGGCCGCAGTAAGGCCTGGATTAATGGTCGCCCAAGTAGCTTGTCTGAACTCAAAGAAATTGGCCGTCTATTGGTACAACTGTATAGCCAGCACAGCCAGCAGCAACTCCTAGAACCACCGTATCCAAAGCATTGGCTGGATCGTTATTATAATTTCTATGAGCCTGCCCAAGCCGTCCGTGATGCATATAGTACTTGGCATAAAAATATCCGTCAGCATCAGGCTGCACTTGATGCTCAAGCCACCCGTAAACAGCGAATGGAAACACTGGAACTACAGCTTGAAGAACTTGAAGATGTCGTACAGGTCGATTATCAGGAAATTGAACAGGAATTTGATCGCCTCTCTCATCATGAAGCGATTATGCAGGACTGTGTCTATAGTTTGAATGGCCTGGATGAAGCAGAACAAAATATTAATCAGGAATTATCATCCATTTTACGCCGTGTGGAATCGCATGTAGGTCGTAGTGAACAATTATCTGAAATTTATACTTCTTTGCTAAATGCACAGAGTGAAATTGAAGATGCTACAGCCAACCTGCGTCATTTTATAGATCGTCAAAGTTTCGATCCAGAACGTATGGAAGAGCTGAATTCCCAACTTGAAGTATTCCATCGTCTGGCACGCAAATACCGCACTCAGCCGGAATTACTAAAAGAAGAATATGAAGCTTGGCTAGCTGAACTGGAACAACTACATCAGCTTGAAGATCCGGAAACACTGGCTGAACAAGTTGAACTGTCTTATCAAGAGTTCTTGGCTAAAGCCCAACATCTAGATGAAATCCGTCGTGAAGCGGCTGCTCCATTAGCGAAACAGCTGACTGAACAGGTGAAACAGCTGGCGCTGCCAGAAGCCTATTTTGAATTTAAATTTGAACCACTCGATGAACCGAACAGTGAAGGTTTAAGCTTTATCCAGTTGCTGTTTACTGCCAATAAAGGTATTCCAGCACAACCGCTGGCACGTGTAGCATCCGGTGGTGAATTGTCACGTATCGCCTTGGTGATGCAGGTAATGAATGCTGAGAAGACCGAAGCTGAAGTTCTGGTCTTTGACGAGATTGATGTCGGCATCAGTGGTGGTACAGCTGAAATTGTGGGGCGCCTGTTAGCGGATCTAGCGCAGCATGTACAAATTCTGTGTATCACCCATCAGGCGCAAGTTGCAGCGCAGTCAGATCAACATTTACTGGTGAAGAAGCAGCAAACTGACCCAGCCAGCAGTATGATTCTCGATCTAGAAGAAGATGAACGGATTCAAGAACTTGCACGAATGACTGGTGGTGTGGAAATTAATGAGACAACTCTGCAACACGCACGTCAGT
- a CDS encoding pyrimidine/purine nucleoside phosphorylase has protein sequence MSAQFDQVSVLKKSNVYFGGLCISHVVQFEDGTKKTLGVILPTETPLTFETHVPERMEIISGECRVQIADNEESELFRAGQSFYVPGNSRFKIETDDVLDYVCHFEG, from the coding sequence ATGTCAGCTCAGTTTGACCAAGTTTCAGTACTTAAGAAATCAAATGTATATTTTGGCGGTCTGTGCATCAGCCATGTGGTGCAGTTTGAAGATGGTACTAAAAAAACATTAGGGGTAATTTTACCCACTGAAACTCCACTAACATTTGAAACACATGTGCCTGAGCGTATGGAAATTATCTCTGGCGAATGTCGTGTACAAATTGCGGATAATGAAGAAAGTGAACTGTTCCGTGCCGGTCAGTCTTTCTATGTGCCAGGCAATAGCCGTTTTAAAATCGAAACTGATGATGTATTAGATTACGTTTGTCATTTTGAAGGCTAA
- the rlmB gene encoding 23S rRNA (guanosine(2251)-2'-O)-methyltransferase RlmB, giving the protein MAKPEYFYGVHSVESLLEIEPERVLTLFTLKGRDDQRLKRVLELAEPFGISVQQASRDKLEKLAGLPFHQGVVAAVRPHPTLNEKDLEELLKQDPQALLLALDQVTDPHNLGACIRTAAAMGVVAVIVPRDRSASLTPTARKVAAGGAEKVKFIQVTNLARTLGQIKEDFNVRVVGTMLDEKALPIQQFDFTGTSVCVVMGAEDTGLRPITQSQCDQTVYIPMAGNLQSLNVSVATGMALYEACRQRNA; this is encoded by the coding sequence ATGGCTAAACCTGAGTATTTTTATGGCGTACATTCAGTTGAGTCATTACTGGAGATTGAGCCTGAACGCGTCCTGACGCTGTTTACTCTGAAAGGCCGTGATGATCAACGCTTGAAGCGTGTATTAGAGCTTGCTGAACCGTTTGGGATTAGTGTGCAACAAGCCAGTCGTGACAAGCTGGAAAAGCTGGCAGGTTTGCCGTTTCACCAAGGTGTTGTAGCTGCTGTACGTCCGCATCCAACTTTAAATGAAAAAGATTTAGAAGAGCTTTTAAAGCAAGATCCGCAAGCACTTTTATTGGCACTTGATCAGGTCACAGATCCACATAACCTGGGTGCCTGTATTCGTACCGCAGCTGCGATGGGTGTAGTGGCTGTGATTGTGCCACGTGATCGTTCTGCAAGCTTGACACCGACAGCGCGTAAAGTAGCCGCTGGTGGGGCTGAAAAAGTTAAATTTATTCAGGTGACCAATCTGGCACGTACTTTAGGGCAGATCAAAGAAGATTTTAATGTCCGGGTAGTAGGTACGATGCTGGATGAAAAGGCATTGCCGATTCAGCAGTTCGATTTTACCGGTACCAGTGTGTGTGTAGTAATGGGTGCTGAAGATACCGGATTACGTCCAATTACCCAAAGCCAGTGCGATCAAACGGTTTATATTCCAATGGCAGGCAACTTGCAAAGTCTCAATGTGAGTGTGGCGACAGGTATGGCTTTATATGAAGCTTGCCGTCAGCGTAATGCTTAA
- a CDS encoding DMT family transporter produces the protein MRLSTRAQGYFFLLTTMCIWGGFTLTARLNAIWQISAWDIVALRFSLAFLILMPILLYRKEASFLLRKESFILAMIGGVVYCLFAYSAFHYAPTAHAAIFLNGCIPLCTAVMAYFLMNQAFDKHTWISLIIMIVVLCLMSVLMYQETGVAFGVGDILFFISAILWGVFTVLLRKYQLSAWQAMCGVAIWSAVVYVPLYLLFLPKNLSVPEPQHLLFQTLFHGVFVVIIATLTYVEAIKRLGAFKAGSITNLAPFIAAILAVPLLNETLSLAMVCGLVGMAIGALQPWRWLQHQDSLAIKLEEQKKQS, from the coding sequence ATGAGATTATCCACGCGCGCGCAGGGTTATTTTTTCCTTTTAACCACCATGTGTATCTGGGGTGGTTTTACTTTAACCGCCCGACTGAATGCAATCTGGCAGATTAGTGCCTGGGATATCGTCGCACTACGATTTTCTCTGGCTTTTCTGATCCTGATGCCGATTTTACTCTATCGTAAAGAGGCTTCTTTTTTACTGAGAAAAGAATCTTTTATCTTGGCCATGATCGGTGGAGTGGTGTATTGCCTGTTTGCTTACAGCGCATTTCATTATGCACCAACTGCCCATGCCGCCATTTTTTTAAATGGCTGTATACCACTGTGTACTGCGGTAATGGCTTACTTTTTGATGAATCAAGCCTTTGATAAACATACCTGGATCAGTCTGATCATCATGATTGTGGTGCTATGTCTGATGAGTGTGCTGATGTATCAGGAAACGGGCGTGGCCTTTGGGGTAGGGGATATCCTGTTTTTTATCAGTGCGATTTTATGGGGAGTATTTACGGTCTTATTACGTAAATATCAACTGTCTGCCTGGCAAGCCATGTGTGGTGTTGCGATCTGGTCGGCTGTGGTTTATGTGCCGCTTTATCTGCTATTTTTACCTAAAAATCTTAGCGTACCTGAGCCACAACATTTACTGTTTCAAACACTCTTCCATGGCGTATTTGTGGTCATCATTGCGACCTTAACTTATGTAGAAGCGATTAAGCGGCTTGGTGCATTTAAGGCCGGAAGTATTACCAATTTAGCGCCTTTTATTGCTGCTATCTTGGCAGTGCCGCTGTTAAATGAAACGCTGAGTTTGGCGATGGTCTGTGGTTTGGTCGGGATGGCGATTGGTGCCTTGCAGCCATGGCGTTGGCTACAGCATCAGGACAGTTTGGCAATCAAACTAGAAGAACAAAAAAAGCAGTCTTAA
- the coaE gene encoding dephospho-CoA kinase (Dephospho-CoA kinase (CoaE) performs the final step in coenzyme A biosynthesis.) → MKFVLGLTGGIGSGKSAASQWFEQQGIVVVDADIVAREIVEVGQPALLQIQHAFGNWVLQEDGSLNRRALREHIFQSNDARKTLESITHPAIRNSIIHQLQDAQSPYVILVSPLLFETNQHELTDHTLLIDASIELQVQRASQRDGQNIEQIHRIIAAQMPRERKQQLADDIVLNDGHLQHLYAQLQPLHEQYLQRALNQ, encoded by the coding sequence TTGAAATTTGTATTAGGTCTGACTGGTGGGATTGGTAGTGGTAAGTCTGCTGCCAGTCAATGGTTTGAACAACAAGGTATTGTAGTCGTTGATGCTGATATCGTCGCGCGGGAAATTGTCGAAGTCGGTCAGCCCGCGCTACTACAAATTCAGCACGCCTTTGGTAACTGGGTGCTGCAGGAAGATGGAAGCTTAAATCGTCGTGCTTTAAGAGAACATATTTTCCAATCTAATGATGCCCGTAAAACATTGGAAAGTATTACTCATCCCGCAATCCGAAATTCAATTATTCATCAGCTACAGGATGCTCAAAGCCCTTATGTAATTCTGGTTTCTCCGCTGCTATTTGAAACCAATCAACATGAACTCACTGATCATACTTTGCTGATCGATGCTTCCATTGAATTACAGGTCCAACGTGCTTCACAGCGTGATGGTCAAAATATTGAACAGATTCATCGCATCATTGCAGCGCAAATGCCACGTGAGCGAAAACAACAACTGGCTGATGATATTGTATTAAATGATGGTCATCTGCAGCATTTATATGCCCAACTTCAACCACTGCATGAGCAATATTTACAAAGGGCCCTAAACCAATAA